The following proteins come from a genomic window of Meiothermus sp. Pnk-1:
- a CDS encoding VWA domain-containing protein: MNLGQERPDPDAVTVQFDPIGGTAGGVSAQGIDISLCVFTLNYPHQSGYNPTEVKADAIGRCPPSSEPFLLTAFLELERNQGGVWTKVATGPRVRKEVGAAGATWRQYELVVVATCRDGVYRSKLNIEAVNPDGGVIAIPLARRYSNERNVQCRPRAVSLVVDDTGSMGSVIGAVKASLAGYINSIPEDEYTLWNLITFKDDVRVLGTTTDRNAILGWVNGLYAWGGDDCPENVLGGISSGILALWPYVDHTRDLVVITDASAQPGDVSGILAVAKLNNVRVNVLLSGDCGLPPASVSSRAGIGVQSVSTTALSSQVVLKRIAEETGGKYFYLPGGSQSDFEYALGEIFNNIRDTDPSTVDREPPSVTVSVTPSTLWPPNHKLVEVKPAVSASDNLDPTPRVELVGVKVSEPDDGQGDGNTADDVQITTNGRIFVRAERSAQGNRRVYTVTYRATDASGNTGYGSADVVVPHDRSGK; this comes from the coding sequence GTGAATCTTGGTCAGGAACGACCCGACCCTGATGCTGTCACTGTTCAGTTCGATCCCATAGGAGGTACGGCTGGGGGTGTAAGCGCACAGGGGATCGACATCAGCCTATGCGTCTTCACCCTGAATTATCCGCACCAGTCGGGGTACAATCCTACCGAAGTCAAAGCCGATGCCATCGGTCGATGCCCGCCCAGCAGTGAGCCCTTCCTCCTCACAGCGTTCCTGGAGCTAGAACGCAACCAGGGCGGGGTCTGGACCAAGGTTGCCACCGGCCCCCGGGTCCGTAAGGAGGTGGGAGCGGCAGGTGCGACCTGGAGGCAGTACGAGCTGGTCGTTGTGGCCACTTGCCGTGACGGAGTCTACCGAAGCAAGCTCAACATCGAGGCGGTCAACCCTGATGGCGGGGTGATCGCGATTCCGCTAGCACGGCGGTACTCCAACGAGCGCAATGTTCAGTGCAGACCCCGCGCAGTATCGTTGGTGGTCGATGATACCGGCTCAATGGGCAGCGTCATCGGAGCGGTCAAGGCTTCCCTCGCCGGGTATATAAATAGCATCCCTGAGGACGAGTACACCCTGTGGAACCTGATCACCTTCAAAGACGACGTCAGGGTCCTGGGCACCACCACCGACCGCAACGCCATCCTTGGTTGGGTAAATGGCCTCTACGCCTGGGGTGGCGATGACTGTCCCGAGAACGTGCTAGGCGGAATCAGCTCGGGGATCTTGGCCCTTTGGCCTTATGTGGACCACACTCGAGATCTGGTGGTAATCACCGACGCCTCAGCCCAGCCCGGCGACGTGAGCGGGATCCTCGCGGTGGCCAAGCTCAACAATGTCCGGGTGAACGTGCTGCTCTCAGGGGATTGTGGTCTCCCGCCCGCTTCGGTATCCAGCCGGGCAGGCATTGGCGTTCAGAGCGTGAGCACAACGGCGCTTTCTAGCCAGGTCGTGCTCAAGCGCATCGCCGAGGAAACCGGGGGCAAGTACTTCTACCTCCCCGGCGGAAGCCAGTCCGATTTCGAGTATGCCCTGGGTGAAATCTTCAACAACATCCGGGACACCGACCCTTCCACGGTAGACCGTGAGCCCCCCAGTGTTACCGTGAGCGTTACCCCATCTACCCTCTGGCCACCCAACCACAAGCTGGTCGAGGTCAAGCCTGCTGTAAGTGCCAGCGACAACCTCGACCCTACCCCAAGGGTGGAGCTGGTCGGGGTGAAGGTAAGCGAGCCCGACGACGGCCAGGGCGACGGGAACACCGCTGATGACGTGCAGATCACCACTAACGGCCGGATCTTCGTGCGGGCCGAGCGCAGCGCCCAGGGCAACCGCCGCG